A genomic region of Thermogemmata fonticola contains the following coding sequences:
- a CDS encoding NAD(P)H-hydrate dehydratase, with product MWSWGGARAAAMGSGDSGEAVSWQPVVEVPRLPVRRRESHKGDYGTVVVVGGSRGMAGAAVLAGRAALRSGAGLVRVACPADIWDVVAGAYPGYTTWGIPQSAGGTYAEGAAEALAAECARADAVAIGPGLGRRADTVALVRRVLELLPAEQPVVIDADGLYALSPYAEWGLPPGRSVVLTPHAGEFARLSGWTAPAHNPEVQDQEAERQRQAVRFAREQGVVLLLKGSGTLVSDGRRLYRNSTGNPGMATGGSGDVLTGMIGALLAQGWAGFEAAVLGAWVHGRAGDLAARHLGWTALTAADLLDYLPAAWKERETSPWAEGT from the coding sequence ATGTGGTCATGGGGCGGGGCGAGGGCGGCGGCGATGGGAAGCGGTGACAGCGGGGAGGCAGTGAGCTGGCAGCCGGTGGTCGAGGTGCCGCGACTACCGGTGCGGCGGCGGGAGTCCCACAAGGGGGATTACGGGACGGTGGTGGTGGTGGGCGGCAGCCGGGGGATGGCGGGAGCGGCGGTGCTGGCGGGTCGGGCGGCGTTGCGGAGCGGGGCGGGGCTGGTGCGGGTGGCCTGCCCGGCGGACATCTGGGACGTGGTGGCGGGGGCATATCCGGGGTACACGACGTGGGGGATACCGCAGAGCGCGGGGGGAACGTATGCGGAGGGAGCGGCGGAGGCGTTGGCGGCGGAGTGCGCGCGGGCGGATGCGGTGGCGATCGGTCCGGGGTTGGGGCGGCGGGCGGATACAGTGGCGTTGGTGCGGCGAGTGCTGGAGTTGTTGCCGGCGGAGCAGCCGGTGGTCATCGACGCGGATGGGTTGTATGCCCTGTCGCCGTATGCGGAGTGGGGGCTGCCGCCGGGGCGGAGCGTGGTGCTGACGCCGCATGCGGGGGAATTCGCCCGGCTGAGCGGCTGGACGGCGCCGGCGCACAATCCGGAAGTCCAGGATCAAGAGGCGGAGCGGCAGAGGCAGGCGGTGCGCTTTGCGCGGGAGCAGGGGGTGGTGCTGTTGCTCAAGGGGAGCGGGACGCTGGTGAGCGATGGTCGGCGGCTGTACCGCAACAGCACGGGCAATCCGGGGATGGCGACGGGGGGCAGCGGGGACGTGCTGACGGGGATGATCGGGGCGCTGTTGGCGCAGGGATGGGCGGGGTTTGAGGCCGCGGTGCTGGGAGCGTGGGTGCATGGGCGAGCGGGGGACCTGGCGGCGCGGCATCTCGGCTGGACGGCCCTGACGGCGGCGGACCTGCTCGATTACCTGCCCGCGGCGTGGAAGGAGCGGGAAACTTCCCCCTGGGCGGAAGGCACGTGA
- a CDS encoding RNA polymerase sigma factor produces the protein MMDGNLSTAVLQEYLCRWRAGDTAALNELLQTVFRRLRYLAAHMLRGFPNLRPYADCDDLLQGSMLRFVRTLRIIQPRTTRDFFNLAAVHMRRELMDLARRAKRRIAPSSLHAASVEGESQGERVRTDVMDSSSCPQKVADFEVWVRFHELVDNLPIEEREVVGLIFYHGWRQQQIAELFNVSVRTVRRRWETARQRLRAMLQQEFDR, from the coding sequence ATGATGGACGGAAATCTTTCAACGGCGGTGTTGCAAGAGTATCTGTGCCGCTGGCGGGCTGGGGACACGGCGGCCCTCAACGAGCTGCTCCAGACGGTGTTCCGCCGGCTGCGATATTTGGCGGCGCATATGCTGCGGGGTTTTCCCAATCTGCGGCCTTATGCCGATTGCGATGATTTGCTGCAAGGAAGCATGCTGCGTTTTGTGCGGACGCTGCGGATCATCCAGCCGCGGACGACGCGGGACTTTTTCAATTTGGCGGCGGTGCACATGCGGCGGGAGCTGATGGACCTGGCACGGCGGGCCAAGCGGCGGATCGCGCCGTCCTCGTTGCACGCGGCCAGCGTGGAAGGGGAAAGTCAAGGGGAGCGGGTGAGGACGGACGTAATGGACTCCAGCTCTTGCCCGCAGAAGGTGGCCGATTTCGAGGTGTGGGTCCGCTTCCACGAGCTGGTGGACAATCTGCCGATTGAGGAGCGGGAGGTGGTGGGGCTGATCTTTTACCACGGCTGGAGGCAGCAGCAGATTGCCGAGCTGTTCAATGTGAGCGTGCGGACTGTTCGGCGGCGCTGGGAGACGGCCCGCCAGCGTCTCCGGGCCATGCTCCAGCAAGAATTCGACCGGTAA